Proteins from a genomic interval of Desulfoplanes formicivorans:
- a CDS encoding glycosyltransferase family 4 protein: MTAKRIWGTLDPFVEGGAYMGRKVANAGFLQTLIGSGTFDEYHFFLADGATISNTKKNFQQMALPSRAVIRFLGRRQLPGQLATTPYHCFHLSDCINWPASLAALRNRYARQLFPITSLTHSLSPTRYVREMLPQIWQGTTSRDCIVSSSTAGRRVVENIFAQARAYLGRSWEDAQEPVCRVIPLGIDLDGFSPPTPEERMLARQERAVGDKEVVLLVFGRISPHSKMDLLPLLRALQRLFWRGISRPSLCLWVAGWVDAGDEFPATLKTLARNMGLRMELIPSPDERVKRRLFAGADIFVSLADNPQETFGLSLLEAGGMGLPVVASDFDGYRDIVVHGQTGFLVPTMGNPQTSMIDEMAPLVSDYHYHLWLSQGTVVAVPPLADRLYQLIQDVTLRQRMGLAGHERVAARFSWERVVAQYVELWNDLWSVPVDPPRPLQTHPLNMAYGKVFERYCSTTLSPSTRLVWTRCGQATYRQQDFLLIYAGLEDWITPELVRQLLFFCRKPITAERLIKKMQEWFPGMGEDRLYLVVLWACKQDLITMVDAWEQND, translated from the coding sequence ATGACAGCGAAACGAATTTGGGGCACTCTTGATCCCTTTGTGGAAGGGGGAGCGTATATGGGCCGCAAGGTTGCCAATGCTGGCTTTTTGCAAACCCTGATTGGCTCCGGGACCTTTGACGAATATCATTTTTTTCTTGCAGATGGTGCAACAATCTCAAATACAAAGAAAAATTTTCAGCAAATGGCTCTGCCATCCCGGGCGGTCATCCGTTTTTTGGGCCGGCGTCAGCTTCCCGGGCAACTTGCAACTACCCCCTATCATTGCTTTCACCTTTCCGATTGCATCAATTGGCCCGCATCTCTTGCGGCGTTGCGTAACCGGTATGCCCGGCAATTATTTCCCATCACCAGCCTGACCCACTCCCTGAGCCCGACCCGATACGTCCGGGAGATGCTTCCCCAAATCTGGCAGGGAACCACGTCCAGAGACTGCATTGTCTCCTCGTCCACGGCAGGCAGAAGGGTGGTCGAGAACATTTTTGCCCAGGCTCGCGCGTATCTTGGGCGTTCATGGGAGGATGCGCAGGAACCCGTTTGCCGGGTCATTCCCTTGGGAATAGACCTTGACGGTTTTTCACCCCCAACCCCGGAAGAGCGCATGCTGGCCCGTCAGGAACGGGCCGTGGGCGACAAAGAGGTTGTTCTGCTTGTGTTCGGAAGGATCAGTCCCCATTCCAAGATGGATCTGCTCCCCCTGTTGCGAGCCTTGCAGCGGCTTTTTTGGCGGGGTATTTCCCGCCCAAGCCTTTGCCTGTGGGTTGCCGGATGGGTTGATGCGGGTGATGAGTTCCCTGCAACCCTGAAGACCCTGGCCAGAAACATGGGCTTGCGCATGGAGCTGATCCCTTCACCCGACGAAAGGGTCAAAAGACGGCTGTTTGCCGGAGCGGACATCTTTGTTTCCCTGGCGGACAATCCCCAGGAAACCTTTGGCTTGTCCCTGCTGGAGGCCGGAGGCATGGGGTTACCGGTTGTTGCCTCGGATTTTGACGGATACAGGGATATCGTGGTCCATGGTCAAACCGGGTTTCTGGTGCCCACCATGGGAAATCCGCAGACCTCCATGATCGATGAAATGGCTCCCCTGGTGAGCGACTATCACTATCATCTGTGGCTGAGTCAGGGGACGGTTGTTGCCGTTCCTCCCCTGGCGGACCGTCTGTATCAACTCATCCAGGATGTAACGCTGCGTCAGCGCATGGGGTTGGCTGGTCACGAACGCGTTGCCGCACGATTCTCCTGGGAACGGGTTGTGGCCCAATATGTCGAACTCTGGAACGATCTCTGGTCGGTTCCCGTGGACCCTCCCCGCCCATTGCAGACTCATCCCCTGAACATGGCCTACGGGAAGGTGTTTGAACGGTATTGTTCCACCACCCTGTCGCCATCAACTCGTCTGGTCTGGACGCGTTGCGGTCAGGCCACGTACCGGCAGCAGGATTTTCTGCTCATCTATGCCGGATTGGAGGATTGGATAACTCCTGAACTTGTCAGACAGCTTTTGTTCTTCTGCCGCAAACCCATTACCGCGGAAAGGCTCATTAAAAAAATGCAGGAATGGTTCCCGGGGATGGGCGAAGACCGCCTGTATCTGGTGGTATTGTGGGCATGTAAGCAGGATCTGATCACCATGGTGGATGCATGGGAGCAGAACGATTAA
- a CDS encoding glycosyltransferase — translation MDQTLFLHSLLDYQGGAARISWLLKTYCRQQGREVCKSCEIPDGLDATSRVVLPEALGREAQDGLLHVHSTGSWPLLLTSLKRQGIRPVITLHDARLLTGGCFSPGGCQQWRQGCPGICPQGVARCNAWARTMRSLLEDINPILVAPSRWMATMARTVFPGLKIVVVPNGVPWTPARPVGCGAERVPNAPVVLFVAHGGEKARLKGGASWKPLWERIKARVPACKGFFVGGERSGRHGDVTLLPYLAPDLLASLMAGCSVLVYPTLADNHPLLVLEAMAQKLPCVAFAVGGIPEQIVHQETGVLVSPGDEDALVEQVTELLMQPARCRRMGERAFETGKKRFALERMGAGYERVYARMRST, via the coding sequence TTGGATCAGACTCTTTTTCTTCATTCCCTGCTCGATTACCAGGGAGGGGCGGCTCGCATAAGTTGGCTCCTCAAGACGTATTGCCGACAACAAGGGCGTGAGGTCTGCAAAAGTTGTGAGATCCCTGACGGTTTGGATGCAACAAGCCGGGTGGTTCTGCCCGAGGCGCTGGGCAGGGAGGCCCAGGACGGTCTTCTTCACGTTCATTCCACGGGCTCCTGGCCCCTTTTGCTCACCAGCCTGAAGCGTCAGGGAATACGACCGGTGATCACCTTACATGATGCGCGTCTGCTTACCGGCGGGTGTTTTTCGCCAGGAGGGTGTCAGCAATGGCGGCAGGGGTGCCCGGGTATTTGTCCCCAGGGCGTTGCCCGATGTAATGCATGGGCCCGGACCATGAGATCGTTGCTGGAGGATATCAACCCGATCCTGGTGGCACCTTCCCGATGGATGGCCACCATGGCCCGGACGGTTTTTCCTGGTTTGAAGATTGTTGTTGTGCCCAATGGCGTTCCCTGGACGCCGGCCCGACCGGTTGGTTGCGGAGCCGAACGGGTTCCCAATGCTCCTGTTGTGCTGTTTGTGGCTCATGGCGGCGAGAAGGCCCGCCTTAAGGGCGGCGCTTCCTGGAAGCCTTTGTGGGAACGCATCAAGGCACGGGTTCCCGCGTGCAAGGGGTTTTTTGTGGGGGGCGAACGGTCCGGGCGACATGGCGACGTGACCCTTCTGCCCTATCTTGCTCCGGATCTTTTGGCCTCGCTCATGGCCGGGTGCTCGGTGCTTGTTTACCCGACCCTTGCAGACAATCATCCCCTGCTTGTTCTCGAGGCCATGGCCCAGAAGCTCCCTTGCGTGGCCTTTGCCGTTGGAGGCATCCCCGAGCAGATTGTGCATCAGGAGACCGGTGTGCTGGTTTCTCCGGGGGATGAGGATGCCCTTGTGGAACAAGTGACAGAACTGCTCATGCAGCCTGCACGGTGCAGGCGGATGGGTGAACGGGCCTTTGAAACGGGGAAAAAACGTTTTGCCCTGGAACGGATGGGCGCCGGGTATGAACGTGTGTACGCGCGCATGCGCAGCACATGA
- a CDS encoding 23S rRNA (pseudouridine(1915)-N(3))-methyltransferase RlmH yields MLRIHYIFVGKLKTPFWRSAADHYDNRIKRWYKCRETIIRDGAGKDPSEKIAREGRAILSKITPGDLVICLDEHGRTMTSTGLAHTLQTWFEHPAKAPCFVIGGAYGLDQQVLDRADILLSLGPMTLPHELARVTLLEQLYRAGTILKKIPYHHA; encoded by the coding sequence ATGCTGCGTATACATTACATCTTTGTGGGAAAGCTCAAGACACCTTTCTGGCGATCAGCGGCCGACCATTACGATAACCGGATCAAGCGATGGTACAAATGTCGGGAAACCATTATCAGGGATGGCGCGGGCAAGGATCCCAGCGAAAAAATCGCCCGCGAGGGCAGAGCCATCCTGAGCAAAATAACGCCTGGCGATCTTGTTATCTGCCTTGATGAACACGGCCGGACCATGACCTCCACCGGTCTAGCCCACACCCTGCAGACCTGGTTCGAACATCCAGCCAAGGCACCCTGTTTTGTCATTGGCGGGGCCTACGGGCTGGATCAACAGGTGCTCGACCGGGCCGACATCCTGCTCAGCCTCGGGCCCATGACCCTTCCCCACGAACTGGCTCGCGTCACCCTGCTCGAACAACTGTACCGGGCCGGAACCATTCTCAAAAAAATCCCCTACCATCACGCCTGA
- a CDS encoding DUF4390 domain-containing protein, which yields MMSIRLPSSRVKPFAPFFRPFLPLGRAILLGMVLVAVHAGSLWAQSLVLNDLVVDNTNGTMTVHYGVRVEGVASIEQALSEGLHLRFSGHAALYKKRALWWDALLVENDFMCELWEDTLKQEVVLSMDGEQTRFPMTDFARIFQKRLEHMVTPLGPWSMVEKGRLYIVRLTLTLTRIDVPSWIRVPLFFWSWDLVPKTRFEMEFAY from the coding sequence ATGATGTCCATACGGTTGCCATCGTCTCGGGTGAAACCTTTTGCCCCCTTTTTTCGTCCCTTCCTCCCCCTGGGGCGGGCAATTCTGCTTGGCATGGTCTTGGTGGCGGTTCATGCAGGATCCCTTTGGGCCCAGTCGCTCGTTTTGAACGATCTTGTGGTGGACAATACCAACGGGACCATGACGGTTCACTACGGGGTGCGCGTTGAGGGTGTTGCGTCCATTGAGCAGGCCCTGTCCGAGGGATTGCATCTGCGATTCAGCGGTCATGCCGCCCTCTACAAGAAACGGGCCCTGTGGTGGGATGCCCTGCTTGTTGAGAATGATTTCATGTGCGAGCTGTGGGAAGATACCCTCAAGCAGGAAGTGGTACTGAGCATGGATGGCGAACAAACCCGGTTTCCCATGACCGACTTTGCCCGGATATTCCAGAAACGGCTGGAGCACATGGTCACCCCCCTGGGACCATGGAGCATGGTGGAAAAGGGTCGACTCTATATTGTCAGATTGACCCTGACCCTGACCCGCATTGACGTGCCCTCATGGATACGGGTTCCCCTGTTTTTCTGGTCGTGGGATCTGGTTCCGAAAACCAGGTTCGAGATGGAGTTTGCGTATTGA
- a CDS encoding sensor histidine kinase NtrY-like, with the protein MSQSPYQRIRLHPNIQHERKKRQRELWLALVGIVLIGVLSWVELKFFGVNSYLFLGLFNVNLILLLLVLFLVVRNVVKLALERKRNVLGAKLRTRLVVIFFSLSIIPTLLMFFLSIKFVQTSVDYWFKAQVEGSMEQALTVGQAVYNTVKDRLEGKGEGIIETIRASQFVWGGKGMDRFLISRSKDLDLTLIGVLTPSRREQNWHAEPEWESSWRDVKKGIAWAELQERQRFWSAVWPGKDADLVVGIVPVDKGATGYLVLGATLPQGLLFKLDQIVRGVNEYKQLRTLKYPLKVALYFILGIMTMMIILGATWFGFRLAKEISAPIQALAIGTKRIARGDLGVRIDDESGDELGLLVQSFNKMAMDLENSQIGLKQAKERLERQNAELESKSRYMEAVLDNITAGVISLDGQGRINTFNKAAETILGIEASSIMGSSPMKLLQGEFARMVQEVLTQLQEMPSSQWQRQIDLNVGDMDIRLLVNAVVLHREGDEDSGIVAVFEDITELEKIQRMEAWKEVARRIAHEIKNPLTPIKLSAQRIESKFGSKISDPILTQCTRLIVRQVEHLQEMVKDFSSFAKLPELKLRYGDIVEVLEEIVGIFEQSHGRISWDLHVAPPLPELKFDREAMKRVFMNILLNAAEILGDDENGRVAMKVGYVEALHRVRIQIADNGPGLSSEERSRIFEPYFSSKRGGTGLGLTIVKSVIDDHHGYIRVHPNSPKGTTFVIELPAGKEQARWSRPV; encoded by the coding sequence ATGTCCCAATCCCCCTATCAGCGTATCAGGCTGCATCCCAATATCCAGCATGAACGGAAAAAACGTCAGCGGGAGCTTTGGCTCGCCCTTGTGGGGATCGTGCTGATCGGGGTTTTGAGCTGGGTGGAACTCAAGTTTTTCGGGGTCAATTCCTACCTTTTCCTCGGGCTTTTCAACGTCAATCTCATTCTCCTTCTTTTGGTGCTGTTCCTTGTAGTGCGCAATGTGGTCAAGCTCGCTCTGGAGCGCAAGCGCAACGTGCTGGGAGCAAAGCTGCGCACCCGGTTGGTGGTCATCTTTTTTTCCCTTTCCATCATCCCGACCCTGCTCATGTTTTTCCTGTCCATCAAGTTTGTACAGACTTCGGTGGATTACTGGTTCAAGGCCCAGGTGGAGGGGTCCATGGAGCAGGCCCTTACCGTGGGCCAGGCTGTGTACAATACGGTCAAGGATCGGTTGGAAGGCAAGGGAGAGGGGATCATTGAGACTATCCGCGCAAGCCAATTTGTCTGGGGGGGCAAGGGAATGGATCGCTTTCTGATTTCTCGGAGCAAGGATCTGGACCTGACCCTCATCGGGGTGCTCACCCCTTCCCGCAGGGAACAGAACTGGCACGCCGAACCGGAATGGGAGAGTTCCTGGAGGGATGTCAAAAAGGGCATTGCCTGGGCCGAGTTGCAGGAGAGACAGCGATTCTGGTCGGCTGTCTGGCCTGGAAAGGATGCCGATCTTGTTGTGGGCATCGTGCCCGTGGACAAGGGCGCCACAGGATATCTTGTTCTTGGAGCGACCCTGCCCCAGGGACTTCTTTTCAAGCTCGATCAGATTGTCAGGGGGGTCAACGAATACAAGCAGCTCAGAACCCTCAAGTATCCGCTTAAGGTTGCCCTGTATTTTATTCTGGGCATTATGACCATGATGATCATTCTCGGGGCCACCTGGTTTGGTTTCCGTCTTGCCAAGGAGATTTCAGCGCCCATCCAGGCCCTGGCCATAGGTACCAAGCGCATTGCCCGGGGGGATCTCGGGGTGCGTATTGATGACGAGTCCGGAGACGAACTGGGGCTTTTGGTTCAGTCCTTCAACAAAATGGCCATGGACCTGGAAAACAGTCAGATCGGGCTCAAACAGGCCAAGGAACGCCTGGAGCGGCAGAACGCGGAACTTGAATCCAAGAGCCGGTACATGGAGGCGGTCCTGGACAACATTACCGCAGGGGTCATTTCCCTGGACGGCCAGGGACGGATCAATACCTTTAACAAGGCTGCCGAAACCATTCTTGGAATCGAAGCCTCAAGTATCATGGGCAGCTCGCCCATGAAGCTGTTGCAGGGAGAGTTTGCCCGCATGGTTCAGGAGGTTCTGACCCAGTTGCAGGAAATGCCTTCTTCCCAGTGGCAGCGCCAGATCGATCTCAATGTGGGAGATATGGATATTCGGCTTCTGGTCAACGCCGTTGTCCTGCATCGTGAGGGTGACGAGGATTCGGGGATTGTGGCCGTGTTCGAGGATATTACCGAGCTGGAAAAGATTCAGCGCATGGAGGCCTGGAAGGAGGTCGCCCGGCGTATCGCTCATGAGATCAAAAATCCCCTGACCCCCATCAAGCTCTCGGCCCAGCGTATCGAAAGCAAGTTCGGCTCGAAAATAAGCGATCCCATTCTTACCCAGTGTACCCGATTGATTGTCCGCCAGGTGGAACACCTCCAGGAAATGGTCAAGGACTTCTCATCCTTTGCCAAATTGCCCGAACTCAAGCTCAGGTATGGGGATATCGTGGAGGTTTTGGAGGAAATCGTGGGCATTTTCGAGCAGAGTCATGGCAGGATATCCTGGGATTTGCATGTTGCCCCCCCATTACCGGAACTCAAATTCGACCGTGAGGCCATGAAGCGGGTCTTTATGAATATTTTGCTCAATGCCGCAGAAATATTGGGTGATGATGAAAATGGACGTGTTGCAATGAAGGTTGGCTATGTAGAGGCGTTGCACCGGGTGCGCATCCAGATTGCGGACAACGGACCCGGGCTTTCCTCAGAAGAACGCTCCAGGATTTTTGAACCCTATTTTTCCAGCAAGCGGGGGGGCACCGGGCTTGGGCTGACCATTGTCAAATCCGTTATTGATGATCACCACGGCTATATAAGGGTCCATCCCAACAGCCCCAAGGGAACCACGTTTGTCATTGAATTGCCTGCCGGCAAGGAACAGGCCAGATGGAGTCGTCCCGTATGA
- a CDS encoding sigma-54-dependent transcriptional regulator — MNETILIIDDEEDIRFSLRGILEDEGYQVVDAEDGEVGLQVFGEAEPSLVFLDIWLPGKDGLTVLETMQAQAGDVPVVMISGHGTIETAVDAIKKGAFDFIEKPLSLEKVVVTAKKALEFRNLKEENRDLRSRIRERHVHEITGSSQPVLQLKEMIAQVAPTDAWVLITGENGTGKEIVARSIHARSPRASSALVAVNCAAIPEELIESELFGHEKGSFTGADKSKKGKFELADKGTLFLDEIGDMSLKTQAKILRILQEQCFERVGGSKTIRVDVRVVAATNKDLAAEIKEGRFREDLYYRLRVFPLEVPPLRQRQGDIVLILNEFMEAMVREHGFRPIQFADDALAVLQGYSWPGNVRELKNFVERIFILYQGQVVNASMLPGEYRQSVPSTSAGKAQDASAKASLPGDFKTARNEFEIRYLKQKLAECNGNISRLAETIGLERSYLYRKLKAYNITP, encoded by the coding sequence ATGAATGAAACTATTTTGATCATTGATGATGAAGAGGATATCCGTTTTTCCCTGCGAGGTATCCTTGAGGATGAAGGGTATCAGGTTGTTGATGCAGAGGATGGGGAGGTTGGTCTGCAGGTGTTTGGGGAAGCCGAGCCCAGTCTGGTTTTTCTGGATATATGGCTCCCCGGCAAGGATGGTTTAACCGTGCTTGAGACCATGCAGGCCCAGGCCGGGGATGTTCCCGTGGTCATGATTTCCGGGCATGGGACCATTGAAACGGCCGTGGACGCCATCAAGAAGGGGGCGTTTGATTTTATTGAAAAACCTCTGTCCCTGGAAAAAGTGGTGGTAACAGCCAAAAAGGCCCTGGAGTTTCGCAACCTCAAGGAAGAGAACAGGGACCTGCGCTCGCGTATCAGGGAGCGCCATGTGCATGAAATCACGGGTTCTTCCCAGCCGGTACTCCAGCTCAAGGAAATGATCGCTCAGGTTGCACCCACGGACGCATGGGTGCTCATCACGGGTGAAAACGGCACCGGCAAGGAGATTGTTGCCCGATCCATTCATGCCAGAAGTCCCCGGGCTTCCAGTGCCCTGGTTGCTGTCAATTGCGCGGCCATTCCCGAAGAACTTATTGAATCGGAGCTCTTCGGCCATGAAAAGGGTTCCTTTACGGGGGCGGACAAATCCAAAAAGGGCAAGTTTGAACTGGCGGACAAGGGCACTCTGTTCCTGGATGAAATCGGGGATATGAGTCTCAAGACCCAGGCCAAGATATTGCGCATCCTGCAGGAACAGTGTTTTGAACGGGTGGGGGGGAGCAAGACCATCCGGGTGGATGTCAGGGTAGTGGCAGCCACCAATAAGGATCTTGCTGCCGAGATCAAGGAAGGGCGGTTTCGTGAGGATCTGTATTACCGGTTGCGTGTTTTTCCCCTGGAGGTTCCTCCCCTCAGACAGCGGCAGGGGGACATCGTACTCATCCTCAATGAATTCATGGAGGCCATGGTCAGGGAACATGGATTCCGGCCGATACAGTTTGCCGACGATGCCCTTGCCGTGCTGCAGGGCTATTCCTGGCCAGGAAATGTGCGTGAGCTCAAGAATTTCGTGGAACGGATTTTCATCCTCTATCAGGGGCAGGTTGTGAACGCATCCATGCTTCCCGGGGAGTACCGGCAATCAGTGCCCTCAACATCTGCTGGCAAGGCACAGGATGCATCCGCAAAGGCGTCCTTGCCCGGGGATTTCAAGACAGCGCGCAATGAGTTTGAAATCCGCTATCTCAAACAGAAACTCGCCGAGTGCAATGGCAATATCTCCCGATTGGCCGAGACCATCGGCCTGGAAAGAAGTTATCTGTACAGAAAACTCAAGGCGTACAATATCACTCCGTAA